A genomic window from Oceanobacillus timonensis includes:
- a CDS encoding genetic competence negative regulator: MRIERISTDQFKIFLTFDDLIERGFTREDLWHDASNVRTLFSDMMYEASSELGMEFEGMLLVQVHLMQAQGMHIFVTHQYEDIDIEEDDEYIEMKVTLDESKELIFSFDDFEDVIGVAGYLSNMQIKESNVYFMENRYFMMLDPYVHTVRHKENIIGLMSEFAHPSIITSYRLQEYGKVIFERDAISKINHYFAS, translated from the coding sequence ATGCGGATCGAACGAATTTCAACAGACCAGTTTAAAATTTTTCTTACGTTCGATGATCTGATAGAAAGAGGATTTACCCGTGAGGACTTATGGCATGATGCATCTAATGTTCGTACACTGTTCAGCGATATGATGTACGAAGCAAGCAGTGAACTTGGAATGGAGTTTGAAGGGATGTTGCTTGTACAGGTACACCTCATGCAAGCTCAAGGAATGCATATTTTTGTGACGCATCAATATGAAGATATAGATATAGAAGAAGATGATGAATATATTGAAATGAAAGTGACACTTGATGAAAGCAAAGAGCTTATATTTTCCTTTGATGATTTTGAAGATGTTATTGGAGTAGCAGGGTATTTATCCAATATGCAAATCAAAGAATCCAACGTATATTTTATGGAGAACCGTTACTTTATGATGCTGGATCCTTATGTGCATACAGTCAGACATAAAGAAAATATCATTGGGCTTATGTCTGAATTTGCTCATCCGAGTATCATAACATCTTATCGTTTACAGGAATATGGGAAAGTCATTTTTGAAAGAGACGCCATTTCTAAAATCAATCATTATTTTGCTTCATAA
- a CDS encoding Glu/Leu/Phe/Val family dehydrogenase, with amino-acid sequence MASDKAEDTSQTKNEENTDVLHSTLSIVETALNKLGYPEEVFDLLKEPLRMLTVRIPVRMDDGKVKVFTGYRAQHNDAIGPTKGGIRFHPDVTETEVKALSIWMSLKAGIVDLPYGGAKGGIICDPRKMSFKELEALSRGYVRAVSQIVGPTKDIPAPDVFTNSQIMAWMMDEYSKIDKFNNPGFITGKPIVLGGSHGRESATAKGVTIALNEAAKKKGIDLKGARVVIQGFGNAGSFLSKFLHDAGAKVVAISDAYGALYDPKGLDIDYLLDRRDSFGTVTKLFDQTITNKELFELDCDIIVPAAVQNQITRDNAHNIKASIIVEAANGPTTMEATRILTDRDILIVPDVLASAGGVTVSYFEWVQNNQGFYWTEEEIDKRLHEIMIKSFNSIYNMSKTRKIDMRLAAYMVGVRKMAEASHFRGWV; translated from the coding sequence ATGGCAAGCGATAAAGCAGAAGATACTTCTCAAACAAAAAACGAAGAAAATACAGATGTGTTACATTCGACGTTATCCATTGTGGAGACCGCATTAAATAAACTCGGTTACCCTGAAGAAGTATTTGATTTATTAAAAGAACCTTTGCGTATGCTTACTGTTCGTATTCCAGTCCGTATGGATGATGGTAAAGTAAAAGTTTTTACCGGCTATAGGGCGCAACATAATGATGCTATTGGACCGACAAAAGGAGGTATCCGATTTCATCCGGATGTTACAGAAACAGAAGTGAAAGCACTTTCGATTTGGATGAGTTTAAAAGCTGGTATTGTCGACTTACCTTATGGAGGAGCAAAGGGCGGTATCATTTGTGATCCAAGGAAAATGTCTTTTAAAGAATTAGAAGCTTTGAGCCGCGGATATGTTCGTGCTGTCAGCCAGATTGTCGGACCGACAAAAGATATTCCGGCTCCCGATGTATTTACAAATTCACAAATCATGGCATGGATGATGGATGAATACAGTAAAATTGATAAATTCAATAACCCGGGATTTATCACCGGTAAACCAATTGTTCTCGGCGGTTCGCACGGCAGAGAATCAGCTACCGCTAAAGGGGTAACGATTGCTTTAAATGAAGCAGCGAAAAAGAAAGGTATTGATTTAAAAGGAGCTCGAGTTGTTATTCAAGGATTTGGAAATGCAGGCAGTTTCCTTTCTAAATTTTTACATGATGCCGGTGCGAAAGTTGTCGCAATTTCAGATGCGTATGGGGCATTATACGATCCTAAGGGTTTAGATATTGATTATTTACTGGATCGCCGGGATAGTTTCGGAACGGTAACGAAATTATTTGATCAAACAATTACCAATAAAGAACTATTTGAATTGGATTGTGATATTATTGTTCCGGCTGCAGTTCAAAATCAAATTACAAGAGATAACGCACATAATATCAAAGCCTCCATTATTGTTGAAGCAGCGAATGGCCCAACTACGATGGAAGCAACCAGAATACTTACAGATAGAGATATTCTGATCGTTCCCGATGTACTGGCATCAGCAGGAGGGGTTACTGTATCCTACTTTGAATGGGTACAAAATAACCAGGGATTCTATTGGACAGAAGAAGAAATTGACAAACGGCTTCATGAAATCATGATTAAATCTTTTAATAGTATATATAATATGTCCAAAACAAGAAAAATTGATATGAGGCTTGCTGCTTACATGGTAGGTGTGCGAAAAATGGCCGAAGCTTCCCATTTCAGAGGCTGGGTATAA
- a CDS encoding YpdA family putative bacillithiol disulfide reductase yields MLDEKIIIIGAGPCGMACALELQKKGENPLLIEKGNVVQTISNFPTHQTFFSSSDRLEIGGVPFISENKKPVRNQAMVYYREVAERNELRINAFEKLVSLDKDGESFYLKTVKRDGSENAYRAEKVIMATGYYDQPHYLDIPGESLPKVMHYFKEAHEYYNQKVAVIGGKNSSVDATLELHKAGAHITVIYRGDNYSESIKPWILPEFESLIRNGKVDMIFNGSVTEITDTHLTYETNGQEVTIENDFVFAMTGYRPDYSLLEQVGVKINLENGKPIHDEKTMETNVPNLYIAGVVAAGYDNNKVFIENGRFHGKQIAASIFS; encoded by the coding sequence ATGCTAGATGAAAAAATAATTATTATCGGAGCCGGTCCATGCGGAATGGCATGTGCATTAGAGCTTCAAAAAAAGGGCGAAAACCCATTATTGATTGAAAAAGGAAATGTTGTACAAACAATCAGTAACTTTCCTACACACCAAACTTTCTTTAGCTCAAGTGACCGATTAGAAATTGGCGGTGTACCATTTATTTCAGAAAATAAAAAACCGGTGCGAAATCAAGCAATGGTTTATTATCGGGAAGTTGCCGAAAGAAATGAACTGCGGATAAACGCATTTGAAAAATTAGTATCTCTTGACAAAGACGGCGAAAGCTTTTATTTAAAAACCGTCAAAAGAGATGGCAGCGAGAATGCATATCGTGCGGAAAAAGTAATTATGGCTACAGGGTATTATGATCAACCTCATTATTTAGATATCCCTGGAGAATCATTGCCAAAAGTGATGCATTATTTTAAAGAAGCACATGAATATTATAACCAAAAAGTGGCAGTTATCGGCGGTAAGAATTCATCTGTTGATGCTACGCTGGAATTGCATAAAGCAGGAGCGCATATCACGGTTATTTATCGAGGAGATAACTATTCGGAAAGTATTAAACCGTGGATTCTGCCTGAATTCGAATCACTTATTCGAAACGGAAAAGTAGATATGATATTTAACGGGTCTGTGACAGAGATAACAGATACACACCTGACTTATGAAACAAATGGGCAAGAAGTGACGATTGAAAATGACTTTGTTTTTGCTATGACAGGTTATCGTCCGGATTATAGCTTATTAGAACAAGTTGGCGTAAAGATTAATCTTGAAAACGGCAAACCTATTCATGATGAGAAAACAATGGAAACGAATGTGCCAAACTTATATATCGCAGGTGTCGTCGCAGCTGGTTATGATAATAATAAAGTGTTTATTGAAAATGGCCGTTTTCATGGCAAGCAGATTGCTGCATCTATTTTCTCTTAA
- a CDS encoding asparaginase, translated as MKKVLMIATGGTIASDKNEESGKLASGVLTGEEIIEKCDIPDDIHVKVDSFVQKASMHLHFSDLIKIKEKLDEYLKKETWDGIVITQGTDTLEEASYFMHLISNYSIPIVFTGSQRSPKDIGTDSFINIKNAVLAACSEDLKDVGVTVVFNERIFHSRYVRKEHASNIQGFNAFGYGYLGIIDNNTVRVFQKPTYREYLEIKTELPTVDIIKVYMDADGKYIQAAIDSGVDGLILEGVGRGQVSKAMMPAIQACIRQGIKVVITTSAVEGEVYPTYDYEGSTYDLLENGVLLGRDYDSKKARIKLLAGLASNVELKHLFDI; from the coding sequence ATGAAAAAAGTTTTAATGATTGCAACAGGCGGCACCATCGCAAGTGATAAAAATGAGGAAAGCGGTAAATTAGCATCAGGTGTATTAACTGGAGAAGAAATCATTGAAAAATGTGATATACCGGATGATATTCACGTGAAGGTGGATTCTTTCGTCCAAAAAGCAAGTATGCATTTACATTTTTCCGATTTAATCAAAATCAAAGAAAAATTAGATGAATACTTAAAAAAAGAGACTTGGGATGGTATTGTTATTACACAAGGTACAGATACGTTGGAAGAAGCATCTTATTTTATGCATCTTATTTCGAATTACAGTATTCCAATTGTATTTACCGGGTCACAACGTTCTCCCAAGGATATAGGTACAGATTCTTTTATTAATATTAAAAATGCTGTTTTGGCAGCATGCAGTGAAGATTTAAAGGATGTCGGCGTAACAGTGGTATTCAATGAACGTATTTTCCATTCCCGCTATGTCCGAAAAGAGCATGCTTCCAATATTCAAGGGTTTAATGCTTTTGGCTACGGCTATTTAGGTATTATTGATAATAATACTGTGCGTGTATTCCAAAAACCAACTTACCGCGAATATTTAGAAATTAAAACAGAGCTTCCAACTGTTGATATTATCAAAGTATATATGGATGCGGATGGAAAATATATTCAAGCAGCGATAGATAGTGGTGTAGATGGTCTTATTCTGGAAGGGGTAGGAAGAGGACAAGTTTCAAAGGCAATGATGCCTGCTATTCAAGCATGTATCCGACAGGGTATAAAAGTAGTGATTACCACTTCTGCTGTAGAAGGCGAAGTTTATCCGACTTATGATTATGAAGGAAGTACGTATGATCTCCTGGAAAATGGCGTTCTTTTAGGAAGAGATTATGATAGTAAAAAAGCGAGAATAAAACTGCTTGCCGGCCTGGCAAGTAACGTGGAATTAAAACATTTATTTGATATATAA
- the prsW gene encoding glutamic-type intramembrane protease PrsW, translated as MIAALSAGIAPAVAFMTFIYLRDRITEPLWLIARMFIAGALIVLPIMFIQYGLHAELGNVPIVVEAFLFSAFLEEFFKWFMFMFLIYQHEEFDNHYDGIVYASAISLGFASLENVFYLLSNGIEFAWMRALYPVSSHALFGIIMGYYLGKAKMKPKYKHRYLTIAFVMPFLLHGIYNYILLGLNQFIIILSVFLIGVWIFAIYRLKHARMYDSRFPLLKIYKKDS; from the coding sequence ATGATAGCTGCTCTATCTGCTGGTATAGCCCCCGCTGTTGCTTTTATGACATTTATTTATTTACGTGATCGCATTACAGAACCGCTTTGGTTGATAGCGCGTATGTTTATTGCTGGTGCCTTAATTGTATTACCGATTATGTTTATCCAGTACGGTCTTCACGCGGAACTGGGCAATGTTCCCATTGTTGTCGAAGCGTTTCTTTTCAGTGCGTTCTTAGAAGAGTTTTTTAAATGGTTTATGTTTATGTTCTTGATTTATCAGCATGAGGAATTTGATAATCATTATGACGGAATTGTATATGCCAGCGCAATCAGTCTGGGGTTTGCTTCCTTAGAAAATGTGTTTTATTTATTATCAAATGGCATTGAGTTTGCATGGATGCGAGCTTTGTACCCGGTTTCTTCACACGCCCTTTTCGGGATTATTATGGGATATTATTTAGGAAAAGCAAAGATGAAACCAAAATATAAACATAGATATTTAACAATTGCTTTTGTGATGCCATTTCTATTACATGGTATCTATAACTACATACTGCTTGGATTAAATCAATTTATTATTATCTTGTCGGTCTTTTTAATTGGTGTATGGATTTTCGCGATTTACCGTTTAAAGCACGCCAGAATGTATGATAGTCGATTTCCTCTCCTCAAAATATATAAAAAAGATAGCTAA
- the sleB gene encoding spore cortex-lytic enzyme has product MFAKPVQTNAFSDQVIQQGAVGDDVIELQARLKHIGFYNGEIDGVFGWGTYWALRNFQYEFGMEIDGMAGQAAKDKLTQATEFDKEKVQQEMYGTGNDSTPSEGNNEGGESAPTSSVNVPQGYSNNDIQLMANAVYGEARGEPYEGQVAVASVILNRVDSELFPDTVSGVIFEPRAFTAVADGQIWLEPNEQAREAVIDAINGWDPSGNAIYYFNPDTATSGWIWSRPQIKTIGKHIFCS; this is encoded by the coding sequence ATGTTTGCAAAACCAGTACAAACAAATGCATTTAGTGACCAAGTGATTCAACAGGGGGCAGTTGGAGACGACGTCATTGAATTACAAGCCAGATTAAAACACATTGGTTTTTATAATGGGGAAATCGACGGTGTATTTGGCTGGGGAACTTACTGGGCTTTAAGAAATTTCCAATATGAATTTGGTATGGAAATTGATGGGATGGCCGGGCAAGCAGCAAAAGATAAGCTCACACAGGCGACAGAATTTGATAAAGAAAAGGTACAGCAAGAAATGTACGGAACCGGGAATGATTCTACCCCATCAGAAGGGAACAATGAAGGAGGGGAAAGCGCGCCCACCAGTTCTGTAAATGTTCCTCAAGGATACTCCAATAATGATATCCAGCTCATGGCAAATGCCGTATATGGCGAAGCGAGAGGAGAGCCTTATGAGGGACAAGTAGCCGTTGCATCGGTAATTCTTAATCGAGTGGATAGCGAGTTGTTTCCTGATACGGTATCCGGCGTTATTTTTGAACCAAGAGCATTTACAGCAGTTGCAGATGGCCAAATATGGCTGGAACCTAATGAACAAGCCAGAGAAGCAGTAATTGATGCGATTAATGGCTGGGACCCTTCCGGCAATGCAATCTATTATTTCAACCCCGATACCGCAACATCAGGATGGATTTGGTCAAGACCGCAAATTAAAACAATTGGAAAACATATATTCTGCAGCTAG
- the ypeB gene encoding germination protein YpeB: MYRWITITLLTVALISVSIWGYQTNKQKNDLYVQTENEYQRSFHELTYNMDVLNDQIGTSLAMNSPDKLSPQFVDIWRISSDAHANTGQLPMGLLPIHKTEQFLSDLGDFTYQTAVRDLDDDPLTDEETAQLEEFYQQSGEIRDELREAQHLSLSDGSKWMDVEQTLLNKDEAKDNDMVNSFQTVEDSFDTSTEETPEDSTTSTRTEDHSYKNVTGDDLTEEEALKEAEKIFGKENGTDWTITKSGDGALTPMYSISYDENGERGYADLTVKGGHPLHLLVSRDVEEKQISLNEGNEIAEDYLSELGFDEMELFQSSEYDQIGVYSFVYEEDGVRVFSDAVEVKVALDNGEITGLTANNYFQNHTDREIPEPAISEEEARDAVNQDVTIQENHLAIIDDDQGEEVLSYEFLGTRDDATYRIFINAETGEEEKIEKLTEAEINYNSVV, translated from the coding sequence ATGTATCGTTGGATTACAATTACATTGTTGACCGTAGCTCTAATTTCGGTTTCTATTTGGGGCTACCAAACCAATAAACAAAAAAATGATCTATATGTTCAAACAGAGAATGAATATCAAAGGTCCTTTCACGAGCTCACTTACAATATGGATGTGTTAAACGATCAGATAGGTACTTCGTTAGCAATGAATTCACCTGACAAATTATCACCGCAGTTTGTGGATATTTGGCGTATCAGTTCCGATGCACATGCAAATACTGGACAACTGCCAATGGGGTTACTGCCGATTCATAAAACAGAACAGTTTCTATCCGATTTAGGAGATTTCACATATCAGACTGCTGTTCGTGACTTGGATGACGACCCATTAACGGATGAAGAAACAGCGCAGTTAGAAGAGTTCTACCAGCAATCCGGAGAAATACGGGATGAACTCAGAGAAGCGCAGCATCTATCCTTAAGTGATGGATCGAAATGGATGGATGTAGAACAAACGTTATTAAATAAGGATGAAGCAAAAGATAATGATATGGTAAACAGCTTCCAAACTGTAGAAGACTCTTTTGATACTTCTACAGAGGAGACGCCTGAAGACAGTACTACCAGTACAAGAACGGAAGATCATTCCTATAAAAATGTAACAGGCGATGACCTCACAGAAGAAGAAGCGTTGAAAGAGGCTGAAAAGATTTTTGGTAAAGAAAATGGAACCGATTGGACAATTACGAAATCAGGCGATGGAGCATTAACCCCGATGTATAGCATTTCCTATGATGAAAATGGAGAAAGAGGCTACGCAGATTTAACGGTGAAAGGCGGCCACCCGCTTCATTTGTTAGTTTCCAGAGACGTAGAAGAAAAGCAGATAAGTCTGAATGAAGGAAATGAAATTGCGGAAGATTATCTTTCTGAACTTGGCTTCGATGAGATGGAGCTTTTCCAAAGTAGCGAATATGATCAGATCGGTGTATACTCTTTTGTTTATGAAGAAGATGGTGTGCGCGTGTTCTCTGATGCTGTGGAAGTGAAAGTAGCTTTAGATAATGGAGAGATTACAGGTTTGACGGCAAATAATTACTTTCAAAATCATACGGACCGGGAGATACCAGAACCTGCTATCTCAGAGGAAGAAGCACGGGACGCAGTTAATCAGGACGTTACGATCCAAGAGAATCATTTAGCGATTATTGATGATGATCAAGGAGAAGAGGTTCTCTCTTATGAATTTTTAGGAACCAGAGATGATGCGACCTATCGAATATTTATAAATGCAGAGACAGGCGAAGAAGAAAAAATTGAGAAACTGACAGAAGCAGAAATTAATTATAATTCTGTGGTATAG
- the cmk gene encoding (d)CMP kinase: protein MESISIAIDGPAAAGKSTVAKQIAKKLGIIYVDTGAMYRALTYQALQENIDLEDENAVMEILKKIDIRLAQQENGQRVFIDEKDVTAVIRYPDVTASVSVIAKHPLVRKKMVKAQQELAQDHSVVMDGRDIGSHVLPDADVKIFLIASVTERAKRRFEENKEKGIPADLHTLEKEIEKRDELDSTRKASPLIQADDAIELDTTSLSINDVTEKILDICQPFIKKRGVR from the coding sequence ATGGAAAGTATTTCAATTGCAATTGACGGCCCGGCGGCAGCTGGAAAGAGCACGGTTGCCAAGCAGATTGCAAAAAAACTTGGAATTATTTATGTGGATACAGGAGCGATGTATAGGGCGCTCACTTACCAGGCGCTGCAAGAAAATATCGACCTGGAAGATGAAAATGCGGTTATGGAAATTTTAAAAAAGATTGATATCAGACTTGCACAACAGGAGAATGGACAGCGCGTATTTATCGATGAGAAGGATGTCACTGCTGTAATCCGTTATCCGGATGTGACGGCTTCTGTTTCCGTGATTGCGAAACACCCGCTGGTTCGAAAAAAAATGGTAAAAGCACAACAAGAACTTGCACAAGATCATAGTGTAGTAATGGATGGACGCGATATAGGATCCCATGTTTTACCAGATGCAGATGTAAAAATATTCCTTATTGCTTCTGTAACAGAGCGTGCAAAGCGCCGTTTCGAGGAAAACAAAGAAAAAGGCATCCCCGCTGACTTACATACACTAGAAAAAGAAATAGAGAAACGGGATGAACTTGACTCTACCCGGAAAGCATCCCCATTAATTCAAGCAGATGATGCGATTGAATTGGATACTACTTCCCTATCCATCAATGATGTGACAGAGAAAATTCTCGATATTTGCCAGCCATTTATTAAAAAACGCGGTGTCCGGTAA
- a CDS encoding lysophospholipid acyltransferase family protein has protein sequence MLYHLAKYLVAILFYPLYRIKVSGKHNIPKKGPVIICTNHTSNLDPPVVGITAPRTVYFMAKEELFEGKIFGGLLRRIHAFPVKRGLADRNALRSGLKFLKEGETLGLFPEGTRSKDGKPGKALPGVGFFALRSQADVVPCVIISEYKLFRRTKVVYGKPMDIESFRKNKASAKEMSEGIMEEIRNLYEIHKN, from the coding sequence ATGCTGTATCATTTGGCGAAATATCTCGTTGCGATTCTTTTTTATCCCTTATACCGGATTAAAGTATCGGGAAAGCACAACATACCAAAAAAAGGGCCGGTTATTATTTGTACGAACCATACTTCTAATCTGGATCCTCCTGTAGTGGGAATTACAGCTCCCAGGACTGTTTATTTTATGGCGAAGGAAGAGCTTTTTGAAGGGAAAATTTTTGGCGGACTATTACGAAGAATTCATGCTTTTCCTGTTAAAAGAGGATTAGCTGATCGAAATGCTTTGCGAAGCGGTTTGAAATTTTTAAAAGAAGGGGAAACACTCGGCTTGTTTCCTGAGGGAACAAGGAGTAAAGATGGCAAACCGGGGAAAGCGTTGCCAGGCGTTGGCTTTTTTGCACTCCGTTCTCAAGCGGACGTCGTTCCCTGTGTTATTATCAGTGAGTATAAATTATTCCGCCGGACGAAAGTTGTTTATGGGAAACCAATGGATATAGAATCGTTTCGAAAAAACAAAGCTTCTGCGAAAGAAATGTCAGAGGGAATTATGGAAGAAATCAGAAATTTATACGAAATTCATAAAAATTAA
- the rpsA gene encoding 30S ribosomal protein S1 has protein sequence MSEENKDLQVLEVGTTVTGTVIKLEEKQVLVDIGYKTEGILPISELSTLHVESTTDVLSEGEEVTLKVKKIDDDEVVLSKKAVDAEQSWEELERKYEQGEAFETTVKEVVKGGLVVDVGVRGFIPASLVETYYVEDFSDYLDRTLKVRITDIDRTQNRVILSHRAIVEDEEKERKEKVLQSLNPGDVIEGVVQRITNFGVFVDLGGVDGLVHISQLAHEHVEKASDVVSEGDTIKVEVISVDLDSERISLSHKNTLPGPWAEVSEKIKPGSTVEGVVKRLVSFGAFVELLPGVEGLVHISQIANRHIGTPQEVLEIGQTVTVKVLDVNEEEQRISLSMKELEQEQEEKDYKQYEKSDDQPGFQLGDVIGDQLDKYK, from the coding sequence ATGAGTGAAGAAAATAAAGACCTTCAGGTGTTAGAAGTTGGTACAACGGTAACAGGGACAGTTATAAAATTAGAAGAAAAACAAGTTCTTGTAGATATCGGATATAAAACAGAAGGTATTTTGCCGATAAGCGAACTTTCCACACTACATGTAGAATCTACTACTGATGTACTGTCAGAAGGAGAAGAAGTGACTTTAAAAGTAAAGAAAATCGACGATGATGAAGTAGTATTATCGAAAAAAGCAGTAGATGCAGAGCAATCATGGGAAGAACTTGAAAGAAAATACGAACAAGGAGAAGCCTTTGAAACAACAGTTAAAGAAGTAGTTAAAGGCGGACTTGTTGTTGATGTTGGTGTACGAGGCTTTATCCCGGCATCATTAGTTGAAACGTATTATGTGGAAGATTTCAGTGATTATTTAGATCGCACGTTAAAAGTGCGAATCACGGATATCGACCGGACGCAAAATCGTGTTATTTTATCACACCGTGCGATTGTAGAAGATGAAGAAAAAGAAAGAAAAGAAAAAGTGTTACAATCCTTAAACCCGGGAGATGTGATTGAAGGGGTTGTTCAACGTATTACCAATTTTGGCGTGTTTGTTGATTTAGGAGGCGTCGATGGACTTGTTCATATCTCGCAACTAGCACATGAACACGTTGAAAAAGCTTCCGATGTTGTTTCTGAAGGAGATACCATCAAAGTAGAAGTTATTTCTGTCGATTTAGACAGTGAACGCATCTCTTTATCTCATAAAAACACATTGCCTGGACCTTGGGCAGAAGTAAGTGAAAAAATTAAGCCTGGTTCTACGGTAGAAGGTGTTGTCAAGAGATTGGTCAGCTTCGGAGCATTTGTTGAGCTGTTACCTGGTGTTGAAGGGCTTGTTCATATTTCTCAAATCGCTAATCGACACATTGGCACACCGCAGGAAGTTCTTGAAATTGGACAAACTGTGACTGTAAAAGTATTAGATGTCAATGAGGAAGAACAACGTATCTCCTTGAGCATGAAAGAACTGGAACAGGAACAAGAAGAAAAAGATTATAAGCAATATGAAAAATCCGACGATCAGCCAGGTTTCCAACTTGGAGATGTGATTGGTGACCAGTTGGATAAATACAAATAA
- a CDS encoding YIEGIA family protein yields the protein MEIESYLNVILFGVVAGTLTRLITLRSDYRQYPTYLHGRIIHVSLGFIAASLGALAIPALLELEFTAVTFLTVAATQFRDVRSMERTTLTELDQFELVPRGNTYIEGIAISFEGRNYLVMFTAFLTSLAYVSWGWFPSTVVGVLAIVASLSFMSGSTLKDIVEIEESEISFDGAGLYVDNIYIMNIGLDERQEEISKYGMGFILKPKNLNVVTTISNLGQRQAILHDVSVTLGIYKDAGTPALTPLIKRDLDDGRLGVFILPLVRDTEFAKKVIGSVPVLENAIKMPSEATFLKGGKK from the coding sequence ATGGAAATCGAATCTTACCTGAATGTCATTTTATTTGGGGTTGTTGCTGGGACACTGACCAGGTTAATCACTTTGCGGAGTGATTACAGGCAGTATCCTACATATCTGCATGGGCGGATTATTCATGTATCATTAGGTTTTATTGCTGCATCACTGGGAGCATTAGCTATCCCTGCACTGTTAGAATTAGAATTTACAGCTGTTACTTTTTTAACAGTGGCTGCAACACAATTTAGAGATGTACGAAGTATGGAAAGAACGACATTAACGGAGCTCGATCAATTTGAATTGGTTCCCAGAGGAAATACGTATATTGAAGGGATTGCCATTTCTTTTGAAGGAAGGAATTATCTTGTGATGTTTACAGCTTTCTTAACTTCACTGGCTTATGTTTCATGGGGATGGTTTCCTTCCACAGTCGTTGGTGTATTGGCTATTGTTGCTTCGCTCAGCTTTATGAGCGGTTCTACGTTAAAAGATATTGTTGAAATAGAAGAATCGGAAATATCTTTTGATGGAGCAGGACTCTATGTCGATAATATTTACATCATGAATATCGGACTGGATGAACGACAAGAAGAAATTTCAAAATACGGAATGGGTTTTATACTTAAACCCAAAAACCTGAATGTTGTTACAACAATCAGTAATTTAGGACAGCGGCAGGCTATTTTACATGATGTTTCTGTTACCCTGGGTATTTATAAAGACGCCGGGACTCCTGCACTGACTCCTTTAATAAAACGGGATTTAGATGATGGCAGATTAGGTGTTTTTATCCTGCCGCTTGTGCGGGATACGGAATTTGCAAAAAAAGTAATCGGTTCTGTTCCAGTTTTGGAGAATGCTATTAAAATGCCTTCAGAAGCTACATTTCTAAAAGGAGGTAAAAAGTAA
- a CDS encoding capping complex subunit for YIEGIA — MVVEKAILAIITTKEESVGGGAPIFICSSKEELALFANNLEAIIDGISHQLSEEVYIIVKH, encoded by the coding sequence ATGGTTGTCGAAAAAGCAATTCTGGCTATTATTACGACGAAGGAGGAAAGTGTTGGAGGCGGTGCCCCTATTTTTATTTGCTCCTCAAAGGAAGAGCTTGCATTATTCGCAAACAATCTGGAAGCAATAATAGACGGGATTTCCCATCAATTGAGTGAGGAAGTCTATATTATTGTAAAGCACTAA